CCCGCCGGCACCGTGCCGACGGACATCGCCATTTCGCCTGCGGGACAGATTCTCGTCGCCGACAACGGAAGCAGACAGCAGATCCTCGTCTACGGCAAAACCGCAACGGGCGCGACGCAGCTGACAGGCGCGCTCGGCACGCTGTACGGCATCTTCCACGAGCCGAAGGGCACACCCGGCAACTGGCGCTTGAACGGCGTGACGGGGATCGGCTTCGATCAGGCCGGCAACTTCTATGTCGCACAGAATGGCGAAGGACCGCGCCCGCTCGCCTCAGCGACGGTCGGGCAGGGCGCCGTGCTGGAAAGCTACCGGTACGCCACACGCGCGTTCAACTGGCGGCTGCAAGGGCTGACCTTCGTCGACGGCGCGGCCTTCGATCCCGCGTCGCCGAACAGCGTCTTCACGGGTTCGAAGCGCTTTACGATGGACTATGCGCAGCAGCAGCCGGGACGCGAATGGAAGTACGCGGGCTTCACGCTGAACCGCTTCGATTTCCCCGACGATCCCGCGTTCCATCAGCCGCGCGGCGTGCGCGGCGAGCCGATGGTGCGGCGGATCAACGGCAAGCCGTATCTGTTCACGCTTGATCCCGGCGCGCATTACCTGAACGTCTATCGCTTCGATGCCGCTCACGATGAAGTCGCGATTCCATCCGGCCTGTTCGCACAGAATCCGCTGCCGGGCACGTGGCCCGCCGGTCAGCCGACTTACGGCGAATGGATGTGGCGGGATACGAACGGCGACGGCCATGTCGACGCCAGCGAGATCGCCGGCAATCCGTCGACGGGCAGCACGGTCGGCAACGGCTTCTGGTGGGTCGATACGCCCGGCAACGTGTGGCTCGCGACGCCCGCGAGCGGCATCCGCGAAATGCCGTTGCAGGGCTTCGACAGCGTCGGCAATCCGATTTACACGTACGCTAGCTCGAAGATGTTCCCGATGCCCGCGCCGTTCAGCCGCATTGCGCGCATCGTCTATATCGCCGAAACCGACACGATGTATGTGTCCGGCTACACGAGCAGCCTGCCGTGGGACGCGACACACTGGAAGGAAGCGGGCCGCATTCTCGTGCGCTACGACAACTGGAGTTCCGGCTCGCCCACACTCGTCTACACGATCAACCTGCCCTGGAATACGGCCAGCAGTCCGCAGGTGACGCCCGTCGGCGTGGCCGTGGCGGGCGACTACATCTTCGTCGCCGAGTTGTACACGCCGAAGGTCGATGTGTACGACGCGCGTTCGGGGCAGATGGTCGGCTACATGACGCCGGGCGCGGCGGTCGGCAACACGACGGGCTGGGTCGACGTGTACCTCGGCATCAGCGCGGTGCGGCGCGATAACGGCGAGTATGTGGTGCTGCTCGAAGACGACGCGCGCGCCAAAATCCTGATGTATCGATGGACGCCCTGAGTGCCGCGTGAACTCATGCTGATCGACGTCAGTCGAACCTGAAACGCCGCGTGCGCTGCCGTCTGTGCGAATGGACGGCTGCGCGCGATCGGTATATATATGGCGGCAGAACCCTTTGCCGACAAGCCAGAACAGGAGCGACGATTCATCATGACGCGCGACGATCCGAACAAGCAGGACACTGGCGCACAGCCGGACCTCGAACACCTCGACGCAGCCGTGTCGCATGTGAACGAAATGGTGTCATCGGGCAACATTGCCGTGAGCGCGGCGCGCGGCATTCTCTATAGCCTGATCGAAACGCTGGGCGCGCTGGTCGGCGACCCGGATCTGCCGGAGCATGCGCGTTCCGGCTACGAAGGTCTGCTCGAAACCGCGCGCGAATTGCGGGTGAAGCTCGATCGCTGAGCGTGCGTCGCGCGGCATGCGGACATTCGTTTGACAGAATTCGGCGCTGTCGCGCGGCTGTGATACAAAGGGCGCTCGTTTCGACACGCCCTTTTTCTTTTGATGCTTTCTCCTTCCGATACCGCGCTGCTCGCGCTCGGCATCACGATCGTGCTGCTGACGCCGGGCCCGACGAACACGCTTCTTGCCGCCGCCGGTTTGCGCCAGGGCGCGCGCCGTTCGCTGCCGCTGATCGGGGCCGAGCTGGCCGGCTACGTCGTGTCGATTTCGGTGTGGGGCCGCTTCATCGTGCACGCGGCGCAGACGTTGCCGTGGCTGCCCGCCGTGCTGCGTATCGCGAGCGGTCTGTACATCGCGTATCTCGCCGTCGATATGTGGCGCGCCGCCGTCGCGTTGCCCGACTCCGCGCCGCGCACGAACGGGCCGCGCGCGCTGTTCGTCGCGACGCTGCTCAATCCGAAAGCGCTGCTGTTCGCGGGCACGATCTTCCCGTCCGTCGCCTTCGAGGACACGCGCAGCTACGTGTTCGCGATGTCGCTGTTCGCGTGCCTGCTCGTGCCGATCGCGTTCGCGTGGATCAGCTTCGGCGCGGCGCTCGGCAGCGGCAAGCTCAAATGGCTGGACCCGGTGAAGATGCAGCGCGCGGCGTCGATCGTGCTGGGGATGTTCTCGTTGTCGCTCGCGTGGGCTGCGCTGCACTGACTTTGTGGCGCTTGCGCTTAGTCTTCGCTGGCGGCGAGCGCGCTTGAGAGTTCATCGGGCGCCGACGTGATCTGCAATTGCGGCGTGCCATGCCAGTCGGCGCAACGCTGCAGCGCGCGCCGCAGGTCGGCCGTGAGCCGCCCGCTCACGCGGACGCCAGGCTCCAGATGCAGCGCCTTCAGTTCGAACACACCCGTCGCGCGATGCGCCTTCGCATCGACACGCCCAATCAATTTCCCGCGATTCAGGATCGGCAGCACGTAGTAGCCGTATTTGCGTTTCGCGGCGGGCACGTAGCACTCGATCACGTAGTCGAAATCGAACAGCGCCGCCGCGCGCTTGCGGTCCCAGACGACGGGATCGAACGGCGACAGCAGCGTCGTGACCGTCGACGACAGTTGCCCGTTCGACGCCGCATCGATCATCGGCGCGAAGTCACGGTGCACGAAGGTCGGCTGCTTCCATCCATCCACTTTTACCGGCGTCAGTTCGCCCGCGTCGGCAAGTTGATGGAGCGCGTCGGCGTAGGGGCGGCGCGGCAGCCGGTAGTAATCCGCGACCCAATCCGCGCGCACCACGCCCAGCGCGCGACAACTGCGCCGCAGCAGTTCCGTGGCGACATCGTCGGCGGGTTGGAGGTCGCGCGCATCGTTCCAATGCGGCAGCACGCGCTCGGTCACGTCGTACACACGCTGAAAATTGCGCCGCTCCGCGACCATCAGTTCGCCGATTGCGAACAGCACTTCGAGATGCCGCTTCTCCGGCTTCCAGTCCCACCAGCCGTTGCCTTTGCCCGCTTCGCGCGCGAAATCCGCCGAGCGCACGGGCCCCGACGCGCGGATCTGCGCGAGCAGCTTGTCGATCTCCGAGCGGTACTGCGTGTGCCAGTCGGCGGCATATTTCCAGCCCATGTCGCTCGGATCGAGCATCCGGTGACGCATCAGGCCGTAATCCTCGATCGGCAGAAAACACGCCTCGTGCGACCAGTATTCGAAGAGCGCGCCTTCCGCGAGGTGTTCGTCGAGCCATTGCGGCTGATACGCGCCG
This genomic interval from Paraburkholderia sabiae contains the following:
- a CDS encoding winged helix-turn-helix domain-containing protein, with translation MITLPVSAARTLHLAAQGLLTPPRRKATKADVLDAIRQMAQLQIDTIHVVARSPYLVLFSRIGAYQPQWLDEHLAEGALFEYWSHEACFLPIEDYGLMRHRMLDPSDMGWKYAADWHTQYRSEIDKLLAQIRASGPVRSADFAREAGKGNGWWDWKPEKRHLEVLFAIGELMVAERRNFQRVYDVTERVLPHWNDARDLQPADDVATELLRRSCRALGVVRADWVADYYRLPRRPYADALHQLADAGELTPVKVDGWKQPTFVHRDFAPMIDAASNGQLSSTVTTLLSPFDPVVWDRKRAAALFDFDYVIECYVPAAKRKYGYYVLPILNRGKLIGRVDAKAHRATGVFELKALHLEPGVRVSGRLTADLRRALQRCADWHGTPQLQITSAPDELSSALAASED
- a CDS encoding NHL repeat-containing protein, yielding MKVSTRVAVALIALGSLIPIGAAAQSQLTYTTSWIGNSFGFGDGKWMQQDIQAINVASDGTVFTNSPWDESGSEIAAYKNGDKIAVAGATHGWGAAGGDAIASNHTYVYAAMSIGNQNNGLVGADYPPAGQTWFGITRRSAANIAVGAPFDSGIGNSANATKNSFLRVNSVATGTDAGLRGLAATDTELYASDTYGNQIVVFDANTMRRLRSWNVAAPGRIAIDSDSSVWVMSGFGTASVSVLHYSSTGAPLPGTLALPAGTVPTDIAISPAGQILVADNGSRQQILVYGKTATGATQLTGALGTLYGIFHEPKGTPGNWRLNGVTGIGFDQAGNFYVAQNGEGPRPLASATVGQGAVLESYRYATRAFNWRLQGLTFVDGAAFDPASPNSVFTGSKRFTMDYAQQQPGREWKYAGFTLNRFDFPDDPAFHQPRGVRGEPMVRRINGKPYLFTLDPGAHYLNVYRFDAAHDEVAIPSGLFAQNPLPGTWPAGQPTYGEWMWRDTNGDGHVDASEIAGNPSTGSTVGNGFWWVDTPGNVWLATPASGIREMPLQGFDSVGNPIYTYASSKMFPMPAPFSRIARIVYIAETDTMYVSGYTSSLPWDATHWKEAGRILVRYDNWSSGSPTLVYTINLPWNTASSPQVTPVGVAVAGDYIFVAELYTPKVDVYDARSGQMVGYMTPGAAVGNTTGWVDVYLGISAVRRDNGEYVVLLEDDARAKILMYRWTP
- a CDS encoding LysE family translocator: MLSPSDTALLALGITIVLLTPGPTNTLLAAAGLRQGARRSLPLIGAELAGYVVSISVWGRFIVHAAQTLPWLPAVLRIASGLYIAYLAVDMWRAAVALPDSAPRTNGPRALFVATLLNPKALLFAGTIFPSVAFEDTRSYVFAMSLFACLLVPIAFAWISFGAALGSGKLKWLDPVKMQRAASIVLGMFSLSLAWAALH